Genomic DNA from Vibrio tubiashii ATCC 19109:
GTTATTTTTATCTTTCTCTTTGGTGAATTTTTCTGCCTGTGCGGAAAATATAACTAAGAGTTTTAATGTCTCTACATATATAGATAAAGGGAAAATATACCCATACACATTAGAGATTCTTCCTGAAGAGTCTAATTTTTTACTTGAGTACGACGAAGAGACAAAAGTATTTTTGGATCATAATGTTCAGTTAGATATTGTTTCAGATATTCCAAATTCTGAATCGTCGATGGGATTTGGATATAACCTAAACTTACTGGAAAATCGCTCTATTTGCCGTCGCAGTAGTGACGATTCGGTCAGTCAGGAAGGATTCATTAACCTTTTGATTGACGGCAATCCGTTTGACCAAACACAGCCTGCTAGTGCTTTGTTATTGTCCCCTTCAACAGAGGCAGGAAACTTAACAGGCCAAGCTATTTTGACGCTTAAAAGCCAGAAAATTAAAGAGACAATGCTGAATTGCTCAGGGTCAATTAGCATTGAGGCAGAGCTATCGCTATGACTTTCAATAATATTTATCGAGCGCTATCGAAAGTCTGTCTATGCTTTCCACTGGCTGTTTTCGCTTCAGAAACGCCATCAGAGTTTCAAGACTTGATCCAATCTGAACGTGCTCAAACCAAGTTTATGATCAACGATAGTGACTCTGTCCTATTAATGGCTGATTTAGGCTACGATAGCGTAAAAGTTGATGAAAATGAAAGAGATGCTCTCCAGAGTTTCCTCTCTAAACAGTATCTAAAATCACACGCGATTCGACATGTGTTGACAGACCTTATGGACGGGGTTTCAACCAGTGAACTTTGTAAAGGATTGAGAGAAAACTGCGTTATTAGCGGCGCTTTACAATATCAATATGTCGTCATCAAAGATAAGGCAACCGTGCGTGTTGTCATTCCGACTTCAGAAATGGCGGAGCGAAAATCGGGTCGCCATTACATTGATGACGCAGTGGATCAAAATGCACTAATGATGCACCACCAGTTCAACGCCAATATGGGCTCTGAGAGTGACATTAATGCTTTTTATAAGAACAAGTCGACATTAGGCGCTTTTGGTGGTTACTTTGTCAGTGATCTCAACGTTAGCAATCATTCTGCATCTGGTAACAATGACCTCTATTTTGATCAGTTAAACTACAACTACGCGAAGGAAGACACCCGCTTTCGTTTCGGCTATACGTCAAGTTCTGTTGACTACTACTGGAACAGCAGCGCGATTCTAGACGCACATACCCAGATAGATGCTGTTAGTTTTGACTTAGGCTCAACGTCTGATTTGATATTCAAAAACCGAGATTCAGATCAAAGGCTCTACTTCTCTATCCCTTCTTCTGGGCGACTTATAGTCACTCGTAGAAATGGTGAACCTGTACTCGAGAAAAATGTAAGTGCTGGTCAGAATTACATTTCATATAGTTCGCTGCCGAAAGGAATTCATGTCCTCAATATTAAAGTTGTCTCTGGTGATAGCGTTATCTATCACGAGGTCAGAAAAATTTACAATGCCACTAAGTATGCACTGAATTCAGGTAGTTTTGACTATCAACTCTCGGCAGGCTCTATGTATAAACAAGATGCTGATGAGGTAGCAACAGATCAGTATGATGTTGAAGAATATCAATACAATGGCTTTGTTCAGGCAAGCATAACAAACCGAATTACTGATCCAGTTTTAATTGGGGGCGATGTGCTGAATACAGCGGAAGATTATTACGCGCGCGCCGCCATTCAAATTGATGTAGATAGAAATCTCGCTGCTAACGCGTTAGCAGGCACCTTTAGTGATGACAGTCGTTATCTTCAATCTGAACTGACGTTAGGTAAAGCCTCTTTTACGTGGAGTAAGTTCACAGACGAGACCAGCCCACTAAAATATGACCTTTCCAACTACCTATATGGTTTTGGCTCTTTTCAGGAGTTTACAGCGAACTATAGCCATCAGTTAGGTTCTGGCAATTTCTACGCTAGCTACTCCAATTACACAAGCGAGAGGGGCGGTACTTATTACGAATTCGGTGATGAAGAAGTATTTGATGATTATAAATCAGTGATGGCTGGCTATACATTTTCGAGCTTATGGCACAGTACTATCGATATCAATACAACCTATTCAGAATCTACCGATGCGCTAAGTGGTGAAATGAATGATGAGTGGATGTTTGGCGTTAACTTCTCTGTACCGTTAGGTACGCATTCATCAATGAATTATGCCGCGAGCACCAGCAGTAATGGGTACCAATACCACCGAGCTACCATCAATCATCAATTTGAGACCGATGATAACGTGTCTCTAAGTGGCGAAGCAGGCTTTAGATATAGTGATAGTGAAGCGATTCCATCTGAGACCATTGGTGAAGCGACTTTGTCTGCGGGATATCACGATCAGCACTTAAGCGGTAGCAGTTACGGTTACTTGGACACAGAAGGTGACTACAACGTATTTGCGGCTTTCTCAGGTTCGACGATAGTGACCAATGACAATACCTATATGACAGATAGAGCGGCTGATAGCTACCTAATCATTGAAAACCTACAGCCTGATCAGGAGCTCCACTCTCTTAGTGACGAAAGCGAATTTGTGAGTGTAGCTCGTATTAAAAGTAACGATGACCCTGCAGGGCAAGTACTCGTCGATGAAGATACGGTGATCTACCCATTTAAACCTTATCGAGAGTACAAAGTCGCATTAGATGAAGCGGCGAGTGATTATCACAATACTGGTGAATCCTATGCGGAATCGAGTAGCTATCCGGGAACCATTCTTAAGTTAGATGTTGATTTGCATAGTGTTAAATCTTACTTGTCAGTATTTACCGATATTGAAGGGAATGCTGTAGATGACGTGAAATGTGAAGGCGCGGGTTGTCTTGATGTTGAAGAACTTTCCCAAGGCGTGTTCAAGTTTAAAATCAGCCAAGGTTTGCCGTACCAGCTTGTCAGTCGCGGACAACGATGCGTTATTCCCCATTCTGATGAGTACGCGAGTTACAACCTAGGTACCAATTTCTGTATGCCTCAGTTTGACTTGGAGGACGGGCAGCAGATAGCGAAAGGGCAAAACAACAAACTCTATTACTATGTTGGAGAGTTCTCCCAATCATCTGTTATCGAGCATTATGAAGAGCAATTAACTAACCAGGATCTTGTGTTTGTTAAAAAGCGAGTTGGAGAGCACACCTTCGTATTTATCGAGGCTCAAGAGCAGCTCGCCAGTAACCAAATTCAATTTATTGATGAATTCAGTGCCTACGCATTGGAAGAGTCAGATCATGTTCCATACGCCTCTCTACAGGAGATATCCAATGAAATTCAATAGCTTGCTATCAGGCTTTATCGCTACGGCCTTCTATTTGTTTGCTGCTAATACTTGGGCTTTTCAAGTAGATACCTTGATGCTAGCTGGTAATGAAAAAGGAAACGGTATGTTTACCGTTTCTAACTCTGAAGAAGAAACTATCTATTTGAAAGCCGAGGTTTTAAAAGTTGTGGTTGAACACAACCAAATAAAAAAAATTCCTCTCAATAAAGATAACTTTATGTTGTGGGATCTTGCTGTTAATCCGGCTAAGGCGATTCTTCACTCAGGCGAGGCGAGCAACTTTTCGGTTCGATATCTGTGCCGCAGAAATTGCGACCGCAGCCATGACAATGTTTATCAGGTCAGATTTACACCAGTGGTTTCTCCTGATGCGGAAAACCAGAATAAACTCGATATCCGTTTTGGAATAGCCCCTTATTACATTGTTCCTGCACTGAAGTCTGATGTGGATTATGACATTAATTTTGATAAACAAAACAAACGGTTAACTGTTAGGAATACAGGTAACACCTTCATCAAAGTTAAAATTGATAGCTGCGATAAATTCAGTATGGATCAAAAAGGATGCCGAGCGCTCTATTACGTTTTAGCAGGGCGCAGTAAAACCATCAAGCTGTCAGACAAACTCTACCGTGAATCACTCAAAGTTATTGTAGGTAACCATGATCAGTCATATAACGAGACCATCACTCTATAAGTTAGCGTTGTGCCTATTCAGTTGCCTGTTGCTACTGCCTTGTGCCGAGGCGACAACGATTAGCGGCCTTGTGAAAGGTGATAGGCTAACTTGGTTCAATGCATACAACCAAAGTGGTTATTTAACGTCGACTAATTGGCAACCACTCTCCGGATTACAGCCAACAGCAGAGTGGGTTCCGGGGACTTTTCTTGGGCAGTCGGTCAGTACAATAAAACTGAGGAACAATGAAACAGGCGAGAGCGTTGATCTTGA
This window encodes:
- a CDS encoding CS1-pili formation C-terminal domain-containing protein: MTFNNIYRALSKVCLCFPLAVFASETPSEFQDLIQSERAQTKFMINDSDSVLLMADLGYDSVKVDENERDALQSFLSKQYLKSHAIRHVLTDLMDGVSTSELCKGLRENCVISGALQYQYVVIKDKATVRVVIPTSEMAERKSGRHYIDDAVDQNALMMHHQFNANMGSESDINAFYKNKSTLGAFGGYFVSDLNVSNHSASGNNDLYFDQLNYNYAKEDTRFRFGYTSSSVDYYWNSSAILDAHTQIDAVSFDLGSTSDLIFKNRDSDQRLYFSIPSSGRLIVTRRNGEPVLEKNVSAGQNYISYSSLPKGIHVLNIKVVSGDSVIYHEVRKIYNATKYALNSGSFDYQLSAGSMYKQDADEVATDQYDVEEYQYNGFVQASITNRITDPVLIGGDVLNTAEDYYARAAIQIDVDRNLAANALAGTFSDDSRYLQSELTLGKASFTWSKFTDETSPLKYDLSNYLYGFGSFQEFTANYSHQLGSGNFYASYSNYTSERGGTYYEFGDEEVFDDYKSVMAGYTFSSLWHSTIDINTTYSESTDALSGEMNDEWMFGVNFSVPLGTHSSMNYAASTSSNGYQYHRATINHQFETDDNVSLSGEAGFRYSDSEAIPSETIGEATLSAGYHDQHLSGSSYGYLDTEGDYNVFAAFSGSTIVTNDNTYMTDRAADSYLIIENLQPDQELHSLSDESEFVSVARIKSNDDPAGQVLVDEDTVIYPFKPYREYKVALDEAASDYHNTGESYAESSSYPGTILKLDVDLHSVKSYLSVFTDIEGNAVDDVKCEGAGCLDVEELSQGVFKFKISQGLPYQLVSRGQRCVIPHSDEYASYNLGTNFCMPQFDLEDGQQIAKGQNNKLYYYVGEFSQSSVIEHYEEQLTNQDLVFVKKRVGEHTFVFIEAQEQLASNQIQFIDEFSAYALEESDHVPYASLQEISNEIQ
- a CDS encoding fimbrial biogenesis chaperone, which produces MKFNSLLSGFIATAFYLFAANTWAFQVDTLMLAGNEKGNGMFTVSNSEEETIYLKAEVLKVVVEHNQIKKIPLNKDNFMLWDLAVNPAKAILHSGEASNFSVRYLCRRNCDRSHDNVYQVRFTPVVSPDAENQNKLDIRFGIAPYYIVPALKSDVDYDINFDKQNKRLTVRNTGNTFIKVKIDSCDKFSMDQKGCRALYYVLAGRSKTIKLSDKLYRESLKVIVGNHDQSYNETITL